A region of Ammoniphilus sp. CFH 90114 DNA encodes the following proteins:
- a CDS encoding cyclase family protein, which produces MGFRLIDLTQEIYQGMPVFPLHQGTLIFPNITHEESMKKIGFPFATNNLLINEHGPTHSDAVYEYDPNGATIDEMPLEYFYGPAICLDLSHIPASVYIKKGDLENALAKSNLHIDKGDIVLLYTGHYNRSYGTEDWLTRHTGLTYDAAKWLAQQGVVNIGIDAPAIDHPDDPRYSGHQVCREFAITNTENLCNLDQVAGKRFLYFGLPLKIRKGTGSPVRAVAVFVE; this is translated from the coding sequence ATGGGATTTCGTTTAATCGATCTAACACAAGAAATCTATCAGGGGATGCCTGTGTTTCCTTTGCACCAGGGAACGTTGATCTTTCCTAATATTACACACGAAGAGTCTATGAAGAAGATTGGTTTTCCTTTTGCTACGAATAATCTTCTTATCAATGAACATGGGCCAACACATAGCGATGCAGTATATGAGTATGATCCAAATGGGGCAACGATTGATGAAATGCCATTGGAGTACTTTTACGGGCCGGCAATTTGTCTGGATTTATCCCATATTCCTGCTAGTGTTTATATCAAAAAAGGAGATTTGGAAAATGCACTTGCCAAATCAAACCTTCATATTGATAAAGGAGATATCGTCCTTCTCTATACGGGTCATTACAATCGGTCATATGGGACAGAGGATTGGTTAACCCGACATACGGGATTGACGTATGACGCGGCAAAGTGGCTGGCTCAGCAGGGGGTCGTCAACATCGGAATAGATGCACCAGCCATTGATCATCCCGATGATCCTCGGTATTCCGGGCATCAGGTATGCCGTGAGTTTGCCATTACGAATACTGAAAATCTATGTAATCTTGATCAAGTAGCGGGAAAAAGGTTTCTCTACTTTGGGTTGCCACTGAAAATTAGAAAAGGAACGGGTTCACCGGTCCGTGCGGTTGCCGTATTCGTGGAGTAG
- a CDS encoding DUF1989 domain-containing protein, with protein MINQHLYIKEEIVIPPYSGRSVLVRAGEELVIIDVEGKQVGDFVCFNYALPEEHVSPVHMRASLSSIRLKEGDYLYSNRRKPLMQMVKDTVGRHDFFFPACDYWRYKMDFNMEDHPNCHDNLRDALAKYQLDHLPIPDPINWFMNNALDENWDYVIEEPFSKPGDYVQLKALHDVVVAVSTCSQDMAPVNGFKVTSLKLQVLAQR; from the coding sequence TTGATTAATCAGCACTTATATATAAAGGAAGAAATTGTGATTCCTCCGTATTCAGGAAGGAGTGTTCTCGTACGGGCGGGAGAAGAACTGGTCATTATTGATGTAGAAGGTAAGCAGGTCGGGGACTTCGTCTGCTTCAACTATGCTCTTCCCGAGGAGCATGTGTCTCCTGTACATATGCGTGCTTCGTTAAGCAGTATCCGACTGAAAGAAGGAGATTATCTTTACAGCAATAGGCGCAAACCTCTCATGCAAATGGTTAAGGATACCGTAGGGAGACATGACTTCTTCTTTCCGGCTTGTGATTACTGGCGCTACAAGATGGACTTCAACATGGAAGACCATCCTAACTGTCACGACAATTTAAGAGATGCTCTGGCAAAGTATCAGCTTGATCATCTTCCTATTCCAGATCCTATCAATTGGTTCATGAATAATGCGCTGGATGAGAATTGGGATTATGTGATTGAAGAACCGTTTTCTAAGCCTGGTGATTATGTGCAACTTAAGGCCTTACATGATGTTGTGGTGGCGGTTTCGACGTGTTCACAGGATATGGCACCTGTAAATGGCTTTAAAGTAACCTCGCTTAAGTTACAGGTATTAGCTCAAAGATAG